In one window of Erinaceus europaeus chromosome 17, mEriEur2.1, whole genome shotgun sequence DNA:
- the LOC103110264 gene encoding olfactory receptor 5AS1 produces the protein MFESNYTVPTEFLFVGFADYLPYRVLLFLVFLIVYILTIVGNMGLIILVNSNLSLQTPMYYFLSNLSFLDLSYSTAIAPKMLVNFLASRKSISLYGCALQMFFFACFADAECLILAAMAYDRYVAICNPLLYSTLMSKRACVCFIVLAYLSGSMTSMVHVCLTFRLPFCGSNIVNHFFCDIPPLLALSCADTHINELLLFALCGFIQTSTFVIIFISYFCILITVLSIKSSGGRSKTFSTCASHLVAVALFYGTLLFMYLRPATSYSLDTDKVVAVFYTVVFPMFNPIIYSFRNKDVKNALKKLFERNFSFK, from the coding sequence ATGTTTGAGAGTAACTATACAGTGCCTACAGAGTTTCTCTTTGTTGGCTTTGCAGATTACCTACCTTACAGAGTCCTCCTGTTCCTGGTATTTCTCATAGTGTATATATTGACTATCGTGGGAAATATGGGTCTAATCATTCTTGTTAACAGCAATTTGAGCCTCCAGACTCCCATGTATTATTTTCTCAGTAACTTGTCTTTTTTAGACCTCAGTTATTCTACAGCAATCGCTCCTAAAATGCTGGTGAATTTCTTAGCGTCCAGGAAAAGTATCTCTCTGTATGGCTGTGCACTGCAAAtgtttttctttgcttgcttTGCTGATGCTGAGTGCCTCATCCTGGCAGCAATGGcgtatgaccgctatgtggccatctgcaaccCGCTCCTCTACTCTACACTTATGTCTAAGAGAGCCTGCGTCTGCTTCATTGTGTTGGCGTACTTGAGTGGGAGTATGACTTCCATGGTGCACGTCTGTCTCACTTTCAGACTGCCCTTTTGCGGCTCCAACATCGTCAACCACTTCTTCTGTGATATCCCTCCTCTCTTGGCTTTATCATGTGCCGATACCCATATCAATGAACTTCTGCTCTTCGCCTTGTGCGGCTTCATTCAGACCAGCACTTTTGTGATCATATTCATCTCTTACTTCTGTATTCTCATCACTGTTTTGAGCATCAAGTCCTCAGGAGGCAGAAGCAAAACCTTCTCTACCTGTGCGTCTCACCTGGTAGCTGTTGCTCTGTTCTATGGTACACTCCTGTTCATGTACTTACGTCCTGCTACTAGCTACTCCCTAGATACTGATAAGGTCGTTGCAGTGTTTTATACTGTTGTCTTTCCCATGTTTAACCCAATAATATATAGCTTCAGGAATAAAGATGTGAAAAATGCCCTCAAAAAGCTGTTTGAAAGAAACTTTAGTTTTAAATGA